In the genome of Streptococcus mitis, one region contains:
- a CDS encoding RNA-binding protein: MNTNLASFIVGFIIDENDRFYFVQKDGQTYALAKEEGQHTVGDTVKGFAYTDMKQKLRLTTLEVTATQDQFGWGRVTEVRKDLGVFVDTGLPDKEIVVSLDILPELKELWPKKGDQLYIRLEVDKKDRIWGLLAYQEDFQRLARPAYNNMQNQNWPAIVYRLKLSGTFVYLPENNMLGFIHPSERYAEPRLGQVLDARVIGFREVDRTLNLSLKPRSFEMLENDAQMILTYLESNGGFMTLNDKSSPDDIKATFGISKGQFKKALGGLMKAGKIKQDQFGTELI; this comes from the coding sequence ATGAATACAAATCTTGCAAGTTTTATCGTTGGATTCATCATCGATGAAAATGACCGTTTTTACTTTGTGCAAAAGGATGGTCAGACCTATGCTCTCGCTAAGGAAGAAGGCCAACATACAGTAGGGGATACGGTTAAAGGTTTTGCCTATACAGATATGAAGCAAAAGCTCCGCTTGACAACTCTAGAAGTGACTGCCACTCAGGATCAATTTGGTTGGGGCCGTGTCACAGAAGTTCGTAAGGACTTGGGTGTCTTTGTGGATACAGGCCTACCTGACAAGGAAATCGTAGTGTCACTTGATATCCTTCCTGAGCTCAAGGAACTCTGGCCTAAGAAGGGCGATCAACTCTACATCCGTCTTGAAGTAGACAAGAAAGACCGAATCTGGGGACTCTTGGCTTATCAAGAAGACTTCCAACGTCTGGCTCGTCCTGCCTATAACAACATGCAGAACCAAAACTGGCCAGCCATTGTGTACCGCCTCAAGCTGTCAGGAACTTTTGTTTACTTACCAGAAAATAATATGCTTGGTTTTATTCACCCTAGCGAGCGCTATGCAGAGCCACGTTTGGGTCAAGTTTTAGATGCGCGTGTCATTGGTTTCCGTGAAGTGGACCGTACCTTGAACCTCTCTCTCAAACCACGTTCCTTTGAAATGTTGGAAAACGATGCTCAGATGATTTTGACCTACTTGGAAAGCAATGGCGGTTTCATGACCTTAAATGATAAGTCATCTCCTGATGATATCAAGGCAACCTTTGGCATTTCTAAAGGTCAGTTCAAGAAAGCACTCGGTGGCTTGATGAAGGCTGGTAAAATCAAGCAAGACCAGTTTGGGACAGAGTTGATCTAG
- a CDS encoding GNAT family acetyltransferase, with the protein MESIFVKLAQYPSIEAEHLLLRPVTLDDAEAMFEYASDRENTRYTFPTNQSLEETKNNIAQFYLANPLGRWGIELKDNGKFIGTIDLHKIDPVLKKAAIGYIINKKYWNQGLATEANRAVIELAFEKIGMNKLTALHDKDNPASGKVMEKSGMCFSHAEPYACMDQHEEGRIVTRVHYVLTKEDYFANK; encoded by the coding sequence ATGGAATCAATTTTTGTAAAACTTGCCCAGTATCCGTCTATAGAAGCAGAGCATTTATTGCTTAGACCTGTAACCTTGGATGATGCGGAAGCTATGTTTGAGTATGCCTCAGACAGAGAAAATACGCGCTACACTTTTCCAACAAATCAAAGCTTGGAAGAAACCAAGAATAACATTGCTCAGTTCTACTTGGCTAATCCTTTGGGACGTTGGGGAATCGAATTAAAAGATAACGGCAAGTTTATAGGAACCATTGACTTGCACAAGATTGATCCTGTTCTTAAGAAGGCAGCTATTGGTTACATTATCAATAAAAAGTATTGGAATCAAGGTTTGGCGACAGAAGCCAATCGTGCCGTGATTGAGCTGGCTTTTGAGAAGATTGGAATGAACAAGTTGACCGCCCTTCACGATAAGGACAATCCTGCATCTGGAAAGGTCATGGAGAAATCAGGCATGTGTTTTTCCCATGCAGAACCATATGCTTGTATGGACCAGCATGAAGAAGGCCGAATTGTTACAAGAGTTCATTATGTCTTGACTAAGGAAGACTATTTTGCAAATAAATAA
- a CDS encoding ribosome recycling factor codes for MANAIIEKAKERMTQSHQSLAREFGGIRAGRANASLLDRVHVEYYGVETPLNQIASITIPEARVLLVTPFDKSSLKDIERALNASDLGITPANDGSVIRLVIPALTEETRRDLAKEVKKVGENAKVAVRNIRRDAMDEAKKQEKAKEITEDELKTLEKDIQKVTDDAVKHIDDMTANKEKELLEV; via the coding sequence ATGGCTAACGCAATTATTGAAAAAGCTAAAGAGAGAATGACCCAGTCTCACCAATCACTTGCTCGTGAATTTGGTGGTATCCGTGCCGGTCGTGCCAATGCAAGCTTGCTGGACCGTGTACATGTAGAATACTATGGAGTAGAAACTCCTCTTAACCAAATCGCTTCAATTACGATTCCAGAAGCGCGTGTTTTGTTGGTAACACCATTTGACAAATCTTCATTGAAAGATATCGAACGTGCCTTGAACGCTTCTGATCTTGGTATTACACCAGCTAATGATGGTTCTGTGATTCGCTTGGTTATCCCTGCTCTTACAGAAGAAACTCGTCGTGACCTTGCTAAAGAAGTGAAGAAGGTCGGTGAGAATGCTAAAGTGGCTGTCCGCAATATTCGTCGTGATGCTATGGACGAAGCTAAGAAACAAGAAAAAGCAAAAGAAATCACTGAAGACGAATTGAAGACTCTTGAAAAAGATATTCAAAAAGTAACAGACGATGCTGTTAAACACATCGACGACATGACTGCCAACAAAGAAAAAGAACTCTTGGAAGTCTAA
- a CDS encoding alanine dehydrogenase — protein MLIGIPKEIKNNENRVALTPAGVHSLVGRGHRVLIETNAGIGSGFTDADYQKQGAEIVATAGETWAAELVVKVKEPLASEYGYLRDDLLLFTYLHMAAAPELADAMLEAKTTGIAYETVRDSQGQLPLLVPMSEVAGRMAVQIGAHFLTKQAGGSGVLLGGVPGVPKGKVTIIGGGVVGTHAARIALGLGAQVTILDISAKRLSVLEEVFGHQIQTLMSNSFNIEASVRDADVVIGAVLIPGAKAPKLVTDEMVKQMRPGSVIVDVAVDQGGVIETADRVTTHDEPVYEKHGVLHYAVANIPGAVARTSTIALTNVTLPYIEALAGKGFVQAISEDEGLRQGVTTYQGYLTSLPVAQGLDKKHTLIDELI, from the coding sequence ATGTTAATCGGAATTCCAAAAGAAATTAAGAATAATGAAAATCGTGTTGCCCTAACACCTGCTGGTGTCCACAGCTTAGTCGGCCGTGGTCATCGCGTTCTTATCGAAACAAATGCTGGTATCGGTTCTGGCTTTACTGATGCTGACTATCAAAAGCAAGGAGCTGAAATTGTCGCTACTGCTGGTGAAACCTGGGCAGCTGAGTTGGTCGTGAAAGTAAAAGAACCACTAGCTTCTGAATATGGTTACTTACGTGACGACCTGCTTCTCTTCACCTACTTGCACATGGCCGCTGCTCCAGAATTAGCAGATGCTATGTTGGAAGCAAAAACAACTGGGATTGCCTATGAAACTGTCCGTGATTCCCAAGGTCAATTACCGCTCCTCGTACCTATGAGTGAGGTTGCTGGCCGTATGGCAGTCCAAATCGGTGCTCATTTCCTAACTAAGCAAGCAGGAGGTTCTGGTGTCTTACTGGGTGGTGTGCCTGGTGTACCTAAAGGGAAAGTAACCATCATCGGTGGCGGTGTCGTAGGGACCCATGCTGCTCGAATTGCTCTTGGTCTTGGTGCACAAGTAACCATCCTTGATATCAGTGCTAAACGTCTCTCCGTTTTAGAGGAGGTCTTTGGTCATCAAATTCAAACTCTCATGTCCAATTCATTTAACATCGAAGCCAGTGTGAGAGATGCGGATGTGGTGATCGGAGCGGTTCTCATTCCAGGTGCCAAAGCACCAAAATTGGTGACAGATGAGATGGTCAAGCAAATGCGTCCAGGCTCTGTCATCGTTGACGTTGCCGTTGACCAAGGTGGTGTTATCGAGACAGCTGACCGTGTGACAACGCACGATGAGCCTGTCTATGAAAAACACGGTGTGCTCCACTATGCCGTTGCCAATATCCCTGGTGCGGTTGCTCGTACTTCAACCATTGCCCTAACCAATGTCACTCTTCCTTATATCGAAGCTTTGGCTGGTAAAGGTTTTGTACAAGCAATCTCTGAAGATGAGGGCTTGCGCCAAGGTGTTACTACTTATCAAGGTTACTTAACCAGTCTTCCAGTAGCCCAAGGTCTCGATAAGAAACATACTCTAATTGATGAACTAATCTAA
- a CDS encoding competence protein CelA gives MEVIIEKIKEYKIIVTCTGLGLLVGGFFLLKPVPQTPVKETNLQAEVAAVSKDSSTEKEVKEEPVEQDLITVDVKGAVKSPGIYDLPVGSRVNDAVQKAGGLTDQADSKSLNLAQKVSDETLVYVPTKGEEAASQQTTLGTASSTSKEKKVNLNKASLEELKQVKGLGGKRAQDIIDHRETNGKFKSVDELKKVSGIGAKTIEKLKDYVTVD, from the coding sequence ATGGAAGTAATTATCGAGAAAATCAAAGAGTATAAAATCATCGTCACCTGTACTGGTCTGGGCTTGCTTGTTGGCGGATTTTTCCTGCTAAAACCAGTTCCACAAACACCTGTCAAAGAAACAAATTTGCAGGCTGAAGTTGCAGCTGTTTCCAAGGATTCATCGACCGAAAAGGAAGTGAAGGAAGAACCGGTTGAACAAGATCTAATCACAGTAGATGTGAAAGGTGCTGTCAAATCGCCAGGAATTTATGATTTGCCTGTAGGTAGTCGGGTCAATGATGCTGTTCAGAAGGCTGGTGGTTTGACAGATCAAGCAGACAGCAAGTCACTCAATCTAGCTCAGAAAGTTAGTGATGAGACTCTAGTTTACGTTCCCACTAAGGGCGAAGAAGCAGCTAGTCAACAGACTACTTTGGGGACAGCTTCTTCAACAAGCAAGGAAAAGAAGGTCAATCTCAACAAGGCTAGTCTGGAAGAGCTTAAACAGGTCAAAGGATTAGGTGGCAAACGAGCTCAGGACATTATCGACCATCGTGAAACAAATGGCAAATTCAAGTCGGTTGATGAACTTAAGAAGGTCTCTGGCATTGGTGCTAAAACGATAGAAAAGCTAAAAGACTATGTTACAGTGGATTAA
- a CDS encoding DNA polymerase III subunit delta' (catalyzes the DNA-template-directed extension of the 3'-end of a DNA strand; the delta' subunit seems to interact with the gamma subunit to transfer the beta subunit on the DNA.): MKQERLNDLQPEQFDRFVRILEQNQLNHAYLFSGFFGSLEMAQFLAKSLFCTDKVGVLPCEKCRNCKLIEQEEFPDVTLIKPVNQVIKTERIRELVGQFSQAGIESQQQVFIIEQAEKMHPNAANSLLKVIEEPQSEVYIFFLTSDEEKMLPTIRSRTQIFHFKKQEEKLILFLEQMGLVKKKATLLAQFSQSRAEAEKLANQASFWTLIDESERLLTWLVAKKKESYLQVAKLANLADDKEKQDQVLRILEFLCGQDLLQARVRVILQDLLEARKMWQANVSFQNAMEYLILKEI; the protein is encoded by the coding sequence ATGAAGCAAGAGCGATTAAATGATTTGCAACCAGAGCAGTTTGACCGTTTTGTCCGTATCTTGGAGCAAAATCAGCTCAATCATGCTTACCTCTTTTCAGGTTTCTTTGGAAGCTTAGAAATGGCGCAGTTTTTGGCTAAGAGCCTCTTTTGTACAGATAAGGTAGGCGTTTTACCATGTGAGAAATGCCGAAACTGCAAGTTGATTGAACAGGAAGAGTTTCCCGATGTCACCTTGATTAAGCCAGTCAATCAGGTCATCAAGACAGAACGCATTCGGGAATTGGTGGGTCAGTTTTCCCAAGCAGGGATTGAAAGTCAACAACAGGTTTTTATTATCGAGCAAGCTGAGAAAATGCATCCTAACGCAGCTAACTCTCTGCTCAAGGTCATCGAAGAACCCCAGAGTGAGGTTTATATTTTCTTCTTGACCAGCGATGAGGAAAAGATGTTACCGACCATCCGTAGTCGAACCCAGATTTTCCATTTTAAAAAGCAAGAAGAAAAACTCATATTATTCTTAGAACAAATGGGGCTGGTTAAGAAAAAAGCGACTCTCTTAGCTCAGTTTAGTCAATCGCGAGCTGAAGCAGAAAAGTTGGCTAATCAGGCAAGTTTTTGGACCTTGATCGATGAAAGTGAACGCCTGCTGACCTGGTTAGTAGCTAAGAAAAAAGAAAGTTATCTGCAGGTTGCTAAATTAGCCAACTTGGCAGATGACAAGGAAAAACAAGATCAGGTCTTACGGATTCTCGAATTCCTCTGTGGGCAGGACCTTCTGCAAGCAAGAGTAAGGGTGATTCTACAAGATTTGTTAGAAGCTAGAAAAATGTGGCAAGCTAATGTCAGCTTTCAAAATGCCATGGAATATCTGATCTTGAAAGAAATATAA
- a CDS encoding 16S rRNA methyltransferase, with translation MQIQKSFKGQSPYGKLYLVATPIGNLDDMTFRAIQTLKEVDWIAAEDTRNTGLLLKHFDISTKQISFHEHNAKEKIPDLISFLKAGQSIAQVSDAGLPSISDPGHDLVKAAIEEGITVVTVPGASAGISALIASGLAPQPHIFYGFLPRKSGQQKQFFDSKKDYPETQIFYESPHRVADTLKNMLEVYGDRSVVLVRELTKIYEEYQRGKISELLESIAETPLKGECLLIVEGASQDVEEKDEEDLFLEIQSRIQQGMKKNQAIKEVAKIYQWNKSQLYAAYHDWEEND, from the coding sequence ATGCAGATTCAAAAAAGTTTTAAGGGGCAGTCTCCCTATGGCAAGCTTTATCTAGTGGCAACGCCGATTGGCAATCTAGATGATATGACTTTTCGCGCCATCCAGACCTTGAAAGAAGTGGATTGGATTGCTGCTGAGGACACGCGCAATACAGGTCTTCTGCTCAAGCATTTTGACATTTCGACCAAGCAGATCAGTTTTCATGAGCACAATGCTAAGGAAAAAATTCCTGATTTGATTAGTTTTCTGAAAGCAGGGCAAAGTATTGCTCAGGTCTCCGATGCGGGTCTGCCTAGTATCTCAGACCCTGGGCATGACTTGGTTAAGGCAGCTATTGAGGAAGGAATTACAGTTGTTACAGTTCCAGGTGCCTCTGCAGGGATTTCAGCCTTGATTGCCAGTGGTTTAGCACCACAGCCACATATCTTTTACGGCTTTTTACCCAGAAAATCAGGCCAGCAAAAGCAATTTTTCGACTCGAAAAAAGACTATCCAGAAACCCAGATTTTCTATGAATCGCCTCATCGTGTGGCAGATACATTGAAAAATATGCTAGAAGTCTACGGTGACCGCTCGGTAGTCTTGGTCAGAGAATTGACCAAGATTTATGAAGAATACCAAAGAGGAAAGATCTCTGAATTGCTAGAAAGCATTGCTGAAACGCCACTCAAGGGCGAATGCCTTCTCATTGTTGAAGGTGCCAGCCAAGATGTGGAGGAAAAAGACGAGGAAGACTTGTTCTTAGAAATCCAATCCCGCATCCAGCAAGGTATGAAGAAAAATCAAGCTATCAAGGAAGTTGCTAAGATTTACCAGTGGAATAAAAGCCAGCTCTATGCTGCTTACCACGATTGGGAAGAAAATGACTAA
- a CDS encoding phosphate starvation-inducible protein PhoH has protein sequence MKEHSIDIQLSHPDDLFHLFGSNERHLRLMEEELDVVIHARTEIVQVLGEESACEEARQVIQALMVLVNRGMTVGTPDVVTAISMVKNDEIDKFVALYEEEIIKDNTGKPIRVKTLGQKLYVDSVKQHDVTFGIGPAGTGKTFLAVTLAVTALKRGQVKRIILTRPAVEAGESLGFLPGDLKEKVDPYLRPVYDALYQILGKDQTTRLMEREIIEIAPLAYMRGRTLDDAFVILDEAQNTTIMQMKMFLTRLGFNSKMIVNGDISQIDLPRNVKSGLIDAQEKLKNIHQIDFVHFSAKDVVRHPVVAQIIRAYEPAPVKNEESEEVQEETE, from the coding sequence TTGAAGGAACATTCAATAGACATTCAACTGAGTCATCCAGATGACCTGTTTCATCTTTTTGGTTCCAATGAACGCCATCTTCGTTTGATGGAAGAAGAGCTTGATGTGGTGATTCATGCTCGTACGGAGATTGTCCAGGTTTTGGGAGAAGAATCTGCCTGTGAGGAAGCCCGTCAGGTTATTCAAGCCTTGATGGTTTTGGTAAATCGTGGGATGACCGTTGGTACGCCAGATGTGGTGACTGCGATTAGCATGGTCAAAAACGATGAAATTGATAAGTTTGTCGCCCTTTACGAAGAAGAAATTATCAAAGACAATACTGGGAAACCAATCCGCGTCAAAACCTTAGGTCAAAAACTTTATGTAGACAGTGTCAAACAGCATGATGTGACCTTTGGAATCGGGCCTGCAGGGACAGGTAAGACCTTTCTTGCAGTGACCTTGGCAGTGACAGCTCTTAAACGCGGGCAGGTCAAGAGGATTATCCTGACTCGTCCAGCAGTGGAAGCAGGAGAAAGTCTAGGATTTCTTCCGGGTGACCTCAAGGAGAAGGTAGATCCTTACCTTCGACCTGTTTATGATGCCTTGTATCAGATTCTGGGCAAAGACCAAACGACTCGTCTCATGGAGCGTGAAATTATCGAAATCGCGCCCCTTGCCTATATGCGTGGCCGGACCTTGGATGATGCCTTTGTCATTCTCGATGAGGCGCAAAATACGACCATCATGCAGATGAAGATGTTCTTGACTCGTTTAGGCTTTAATTCTAAAATGATTGTCAATGGAGATATCAGTCAGATTGACCTGCCACGTAATGTCAAGTCCGGTTTGATTGATGCTCAAGAGAAACTCAAGAATATCCATCAAATTGACTTTGTTCATTTTTCAGCCAAGGATGTGGTTCGCCATCCAGTTGTCGCTCAGATTATCCGAGCTTATGAACCAGCTCCAGTTAAAAATGAAGAGAGCGAAGAAGTCCAAGAAGAAACAGAATAG
- a CDS encoding DNA replication initiation control protein YabA, translating to MDKKELFDALDDFSQQLLVTLADVEAIKKNLKSLVEENTALRLENSKLRERLGEVEADAPVKAKHVRESVRRIYRDGFHVCNDFYGQRREQDEECMFCDELLYRE from the coding sequence ATGGACAAAAAAGAATTATTTGACGCGCTGGATGATTTTTCCCAACAGTTATTGGTGACCTTGGCCGATGTGGAAGCTATCAAGAAAAATCTCAAGAGCCTGGTAGAGGAAAATACAGCTCTTCGCTTGGAAAATTCTAAGTTGCGAGAACGCTTGGGTGAGGTGGAGGCAGATGCTCCTGTCAAGGCCAAGCATGTTCGCGAAAGTGTCCGTCGCATTTACCGTGATGGATTTCACGTATGTAATGATTTTTATGGACAACGTCGAGAACAGGACGAGGAATGTATGTTCTGTGACGAGTTGTTATACAGGGAGTAA
- the pyrH gene encoding UMP kinase (Catalyzes the phosphorylation of UMP to UDP), whose protein sequence is MANPKYKRILIKLSGEALAGERGVGIDIQTVQTIAREIQEVHSLGIEIALVIGGGNLWRGEPAAEAGMDRVQADYTGMLGTVMNALVMADSLQQVGVDTRVQTAIAMQQVAEPYVRGRALRHLEKGRIVIFGAGIGSPYFSTDTTAALRAAEIEADAILMAKNGVDGVYNADPKKDKTAVKFEELTHRDVINKGLRIMDSTASTLSMDNDIDLVVFNMNQPGNIKRVVFGENIGTTVSNNIEEKE, encoded by the coding sequence ATGGCGAATCCCAAGTATAAACGTATTTTAATCAAGTTATCAGGTGAAGCCCTTGCCGGTGAACGTGGCGTAGGGATTGATATCCAAACAGTTCAAACAATCGCAAGAGAGATTCAAGAAGTTCATAGCTTAGGTATCGAAATTGCCCTTGTTATTGGTGGAGGAAATCTCTGGCGTGGAGAACCTGCTGCTGAAGCAGGAATGGACCGCGTTCAGGCAGATTACACAGGAATGCTTGGGACTGTTATGAATGCTCTTGTGATGGCAGATTCATTGCAACAAGTTGGTGTCGATACGCGTGTACAAACAGCTATTGCCATGCAACAAGTGGCAGAGCCTTATGTCCGTGGACGTGCCCTTCGTCACCTTGAAAAAGGTCGTATCGTTATCTTTGGTGCCGGAATTGGTTCACCTTACTTCTCAACAGATACAACAGCGGCTCTTCGTGCAGCTGAAATCGAAGCAGATGCCATCCTTATGGCTAAAAATGGCGTCGACGGTGTTTACAATGCCGATCCTAAGAAAGACAAGACAGCCGTTAAGTTTGAAGAATTGACTCACCGTGACGTTATCAATAAAGGTCTTCGTATCATGGATTCAACAGCTTCAACCCTCTCAATGGACAACGACATTGACTTGGTTGTCTTCAATATGAACCAACCAGGCAACATCAAACGTGTCGTATTTGGTGAAAATATCGGAACGACAGTTTCAAACAATATCGAAGAAAAGGAATAA
- a CDS encoding tRNA (uracil-5-)-methyltransferase — protein MSQSYINVIGAGLAGSEAAYQIAERGIPVKLYEMRGVKSTPQHKTDNFAELVCSNSLRGDALTNAVGLLKEEMRRLGSVILESAEATRVPAGGALAVDRDGFSQMVTQKVANHPLIEVVRDEITELPTDVITVVATGPLTSDALAEKIHALNDGDGFYFYDAAAPIIDVNTIDMSKVYLKSRYDKGEAAYLNAPMTKQEFMDFHEALVNAEEAPLNSFEKEKYFEGCMPIEVMAKRGIKTMLYGPMKPVGLEYPDDYTGPRDGEFKTPYAVVQLRQDNAAGSLYNIVGFQTHLKWGEQKRVFQMIPGLENAEFVRYGVMHRNSYMDSPNLLEQTYRSKKQPNLFFAGQMTGVEGYVESAASGLVAGINAARLFKGESEVIFPETTAIGSLAHYITHADSKHFQPMNVNFGIIKELEGERIRDKKARYEKIAERALNDLEEFLTV, from the coding sequence GTGTCTCAATCTTATATCAATGTTATCGGTGCTGGTTTGGCAGGTTCTGAAGCAGCCTACCAAATTGCAGAACGTGGTATTCCAGTTAAACTCTATGAAATGCGTGGTGTCAAGTCAACACCTCAGCACAAAACAGACAATTTTGCAGAGTTAGTTTGTTCCAATTCTCTACGTGGAGATGCTTTGACAAATGCTGTCGGGCTTCTCAAGGAAGAAATGCGTCGCTTGGGTTCTGTCATCTTAGAGTCTGCTGAAGCTACTCGTGTTCCCGCTGGAGGAGCCCTTGCGGTGGACCGTGATGGTTTCTCCCAAATGGTGACCCAAAAAGTTGCCAACCACCCCTTGATTGAAGTGGTGCGTGATGAAATTACAGAATTACCAACTGATGTTATTACAGTTGTCGCTACTGGTCCTTTGACTAGCGATGCCCTAGCTGAGAAGATTCATGCCCTTAATGACGGCGATGGTTTCTATTTCTACGATGCGGCAGCGCCTATTATCGATGTCAACACCATTGATATGAGCAAGGTTTATCTCAAGTCTCGTTATGACAAGGGAGAGGCGGCCTACCTCAATGCCCCTATGACCAAGCAAGAGTTTATGGATTTCCATGAAGCCTTGGTCAATGCGGAAGAAGCGCCGCTGAATTCTTTTGAAAAAGAAAAGTACTTTGAAGGATGTATGCCTATCGAAGTCATGGCCAAACGTGGTATTAAAACTATGCTTTATGGTCCTATGAAGCCAGTCGGTTTGGAGTATCCAGACGACTATACAGGACCTCGTGATGGAGAGTTTAAAACACCGTACGCGGTTGTCCAACTTCGTCAGGACAATGCGGCTGGTAGTCTCTATAATATTGTCGGTTTCCAGACCCATCTCAAATGGGGAGAACAAAAGCGTGTCTTTCAAATGATTCCAGGTCTTGAAAATGCTGAGTTTGTTCGCTATGGTGTCATGCACCGCAATTCTTACATGGATTCACCAAATCTTCTGGAGCAGACCTATCGTTCTAAGAAACAGCCAAACCTCTTCTTTGCTGGTCAAATGACGGGTGTGGAAGGCTATGTTGAGTCAGCAGCTTCAGGCTTAGTTGCGGGGATTAACGCAGCTCGTCTCTTCAAGGGAGAAAGCGAGGTTATTTTCCCAGAGACGACAGCTATTGGAAGCTTGGCTCATTACATCACCCATGCGGACAGCAAACATTTTCAACCAATGAATGTCAATTTTGGGATTATCAAAGAGTTGGAAGGCGAGCGTATCCGTGATAAGAAGGCTCGTTATGAAAAAATTGCAGAGCGTGCCCTTAACGATTTAGAGGAATTTTTAACGGTCTAA